In the genome of Myxococcus stipitatus, one region contains:
- a CDS encoding DUF4388 domain-containing protein, whose product MALHGDLFSYPLPEFLQWLDSSRKTGTLQLSWEAGERKLFLLSGQVGATASEGLRGRVARLLALAKLASGAKVLAAFDELSRTPDVDAAFDVHGLQARWIRDLGREELFAAMTDLTIAGRGTFHWTEDADRSGEDWVPSDMSIRELLFESLRWVDEQPDVDKALPIDALSVRALTPPSPSQPLMHRIILGLCTKPHNLGRLRLSMGVSRSSVTRRVYELLRAKLVEVDGAPQVEADPVAEMLEKGAVLMREGQYDAAGIVCASLLASDPADRRVREFARLVQREHVAALYSEMPPLLIPMVVHDPQGMSLLKPEERQIAGLVSGTWDVSTIVLASPARELETLKTLAKLQRMGLLQLTAPR is encoded by the coding sequence ATGGCCCTCCACGGCGACCTCTTCAGTTATCCGCTCCCTGAGTTCCTTCAATGGCTGGACAGCTCCCGCAAGACGGGCACGCTCCAACTCTCCTGGGAGGCGGGTGAGCGGAAGCTCTTCCTCCTCTCCGGACAGGTAGGGGCCACGGCCTCCGAGGGCCTGCGTGGCCGGGTGGCCCGGCTCCTGGCGCTGGCGAAGCTGGCCTCGGGCGCGAAGGTGCTGGCCGCCTTCGACGAGCTGTCCCGCACGCCCGACGTGGACGCCGCCTTCGACGTGCATGGCCTCCAGGCGCGGTGGATTCGCGACCTGGGACGCGAGGAGTTGTTCGCGGCCATGACGGACCTGACCATCGCGGGACGCGGCACGTTCCACTGGACGGAGGACGCGGACCGCTCGGGCGAGGACTGGGTGCCGTCGGACATGAGCATCCGCGAGCTCCTGTTCGAGTCCCTGCGCTGGGTGGATGAGCAGCCGGACGTGGACAAGGCGCTGCCCATCGACGCGTTGAGCGTGCGCGCGTTGACGCCGCCCAGCCCCAGCCAGCCGCTGATGCATCGAATCATCCTGGGGCTGTGCACGAAGCCCCACAACCTGGGGCGCCTGCGGCTGTCGATGGGCGTGTCGCGCTCGTCGGTGACGCGGCGGGTGTACGAGCTGCTCCGGGCGAAGCTGGTGGAGGTGGATGGCGCGCCGCAGGTGGAGGCGGACCCGGTCGCGGAGATGCTGGAGAAGGGCGCGGTGCTGATGCGCGAGGGCCAGTACGACGCGGCGGGCATCGTCTGCGCGTCGCTGCTCGCGAGCGACCCCGCGGACCGGCGCGTGCGCGAGTTCGCCCGGCTGGTGCAGCGCGAGCACGTGGCCGCGCTCTACTCGGAGATGCCGCCGCTGTTGATTCCCATGGTGGTGCATGACCCGCAGGGCATGTCGCTGCTCAAGCCCGAGGAGCGGCAGATCGCCGGCCTCGTGAGCGGCACGTGGGATGTGTCCACCATCGTCCTGGCGAGCCCCGCGCGTGAGCTGGAGACGCTCAAGACGTTGGCGAAGCTCCAGCGCATGGGCTTGTTGCAGCTCACCGCGCCTCGGTGA
- a CDS encoding HAD family phosphatase, whose amino-acid sequence MTPSDTPLRAAIFDMDGTLVDNMGFHNQAWVALARKLGLSLTADDFQTRFAGKKNEEILPELLERALDPEELQRLADEKENHYRTLYRPHLRLHHGAEAFIARLHAAHIPLAIATAAPQGNRELVIDGLGLRPVFHRIVGAEEVSRGKPFPDIFLAAAKGLGVEPSQCLAFEDAILGVNSARDAGMTVVGITTTTSAEQLRQAGARWTAPDFSALPPELEARLFGPRA is encoded by the coding sequence ATGACACCTTCCGACACGCCCTTGAGGGCCGCCATCTTCGACATGGATGGGACCCTCGTCGACAACATGGGCTTCCACAATCAGGCGTGGGTGGCACTCGCGCGCAAGCTCGGCCTGTCGCTCACCGCCGACGACTTCCAGACGCGCTTCGCCGGAAAGAAGAACGAGGAGATCCTCCCCGAGCTGCTCGAGCGCGCCCTCGACCCGGAGGAGCTGCAGCGGCTCGCGGACGAGAAGGAGAACCACTACCGCACCCTCTACCGGCCCCACCTGCGGCTGCACCACGGAGCCGAGGCCTTCATCGCGCGCCTGCACGCCGCGCACATCCCGCTGGCCATCGCCACCGCCGCGCCACAGGGCAACCGCGAGCTGGTCATCGACGGCCTGGGCCTGCGCCCCGTCTTCCACCGCATCGTCGGCGCCGAGGAGGTCTCCCGAGGCAAGCCCTTCCCGGACATCTTCCTCGCCGCCGCGAAGGGGCTGGGCGTGGAGCCCTCCCAGTGCCTCGCCTTCGAGGACGCCATCCTGGGCGTCAACTCCGCCCGCGACGCGGGGATGACGGTGGTGGGCATCACCACCACGACCTCCGCGGAGCAGCTCCGACAGGCCGGCGCGCGCTGGACGGCCCCGGACTTCAGCGCCCTTCCGCCAGAGCTGGAGGCGCGACTCTTCGGCCCCAGGGCCTGA
- a CDS encoding enoyl-CoA hydratase/isomerase family protein, with protein MSDGVRMEMRGAVGLVTLDRPKALNALNLEMCRALLPQLESWAADPAVKAVVIRGAGGRAFCAGGDVRAVAASLSEPPPPGQERLSREFFRAEYALNHRIHHLGKPYVSLVDGICMGGGLGLSIHGAYRVVTEKLVLAMPETALGLFPDVGGGWFLPRFPGESGTYLGLTGARCSAADAMWLGYGTHHVESVRVDALLEALVGAEWGTGAASAVVEEVLARFHADAGTSALATQHASMDRCFAAERVEDIQQALEVEGTPWAQETWATLLRMCPLSLKVSLRQLRMGRGRSYDEMVGIEYRLSQALTAREDFREGIRAVLVDKDGKARWRPGTLGDVKDADVEACFAPRPGDELVLSPPK; from the coding sequence ATGAGCGATGGCGTGCGGATGGAGATGCGTGGGGCGGTGGGCCTGGTGACGCTGGACCGCCCGAAGGCGTTGAACGCGCTGAACCTGGAGATGTGCCGGGCGCTGCTTCCCCAGCTCGAGTCCTGGGCGGCGGACCCGGCGGTCAAGGCCGTGGTCATCCGGGGCGCGGGCGGCCGAGCCTTCTGCGCTGGAGGGGACGTGCGCGCGGTGGCGGCCTCCCTGTCTGAGCCTCCTCCGCCGGGACAGGAGCGCCTGTCGCGTGAGTTCTTCCGCGCCGAGTACGCGCTGAACCATCGCATCCACCACCTGGGCAAGCCGTACGTGTCGCTCGTGGATGGCATCTGCATGGGCGGCGGCCTGGGGCTCTCCATCCATGGCGCGTACCGTGTCGTCACGGAGAAGCTGGTGCTGGCGATGCCGGAGACGGCGCTGGGGCTCTTCCCGGACGTGGGCGGAGGCTGGTTCCTGCCGCGCTTCCCGGGCGAGTCGGGGACGTACCTGGGCCTGACGGGCGCCCGGTGCAGCGCGGCGGATGCGATGTGGCTGGGCTACGGAACGCACCACGTGGAGTCGGTGCGGGTGGATGCGCTGCTGGAGGCGCTCGTCGGCGCGGAGTGGGGAACGGGGGCGGCGAGCGCGGTGGTGGAGGAGGTGCTCGCGCGCTTCCACGCGGATGCGGGGACGTCCGCGCTGGCCACACAGCACGCGTCGATGGACCGGTGCTTCGCGGCGGAGCGGGTGGAGGACATCCAGCAGGCCCTGGAAGTGGAAGGCACGCCCTGGGCGCAGGAGACGTGGGCCACGCTGCTGCGCATGTGTCCCCTGAGCTTGAAGGTGTCGCTGCGGCAGCTGCGCATGGGACGCGGCCGGAGCTACGACGAGATGGTGGGCATCGAGTACCGGCTGAGCCAGGCACTGACGGCGCGCGAGGACTTCCGTGAGGGAATCCGCGCGGTGCTGGTGGACAAGGACGGCAAGGCGCGCTGGCGCCCGGGAACACTCGGCGACGTCAAGGACGCGGACGTGGAGGCGTGCTTCGCGCCACGGCCGGGAGACGAACTCGTCCTGTCTCCGCCGAAGTGA
- a CDS encoding N-acetylmuramic acid 6-phosphate etherase, translating to MGSSRASSTKLPPTERLHPRADDLDLCSIGSVVRRLHDEDVVAVQAVRPALRAVAEAATAVANALRAGGRLLYVGAGTSGRLGVLDASECPPTFGSSPTQVQSRLAGGRRAMTQAVEGAEDDAQAGAADVRAFAAGPLDVVCGISASASTPYVRGALAEAHQRGAHTVLVCCNRPRSRADVDTLVLARTGPELVAGSTRLKAGTATKLILNAITTAAFVSLGKVYRGRMVDVRPVNAKLRARAARMVAELTNLPLPEATRLLESSGGEVKVAVAMHFTGLTARDARKRLRDNGLRELAEPRRKRAHARGPT from the coding sequence GTGGGTTCCTCTCGCGCATCATCCACGAAACTCCCTCCCACCGAGCGGCTTCACCCCCGCGCGGACGACCTAGATCTATGCTCCATCGGGTCGGTCGTCCGCCGGTTACATGACGAGGACGTCGTCGCCGTCCAGGCGGTTCGCCCAGCGCTCCGCGCCGTTGCTGAAGCAGCGACGGCCGTAGCGAATGCCTTGCGGGCGGGCGGCAGACTCCTCTACGTCGGCGCTGGTACGAGTGGACGCCTCGGTGTCCTCGACGCCAGTGAATGCCCTCCTACGTTCGGAAGCTCGCCCACGCAGGTCCAATCCCGCCTCGCGGGTGGACGCCGGGCGATGACCCAGGCCGTGGAAGGCGCCGAGGACGACGCCCAGGCGGGCGCCGCGGACGTGCGTGCCTTCGCCGCGGGCCCTCTCGACGTGGTCTGCGGCATCTCCGCGAGTGCCTCCACACCCTACGTCCGGGGTGCGCTGGCCGAGGCCCACCAGCGCGGGGCCCACACGGTGCTGGTGTGCTGCAACCGCCCCCGGAGCCGCGCGGACGTGGACACGCTGGTGCTGGCGCGCACGGGGCCAGAGCTGGTCGCGGGCTCCACGCGGCTGAAGGCGGGCACGGCCACCAAGCTGATCCTCAACGCCATCACCACCGCAGCCTTCGTCTCGCTCGGCAAGGTGTATCGCGGGCGCATGGTGGACGTGCGGCCCGTCAACGCGAAGCTGCGGGCCCGGGCGGCACGCATGGTGGCCGAGTTGACGAACCTCCCCCTCCCCGAGGCAACCCGACTCCTGGAGTCCTCCGGCGGCGAGGTGAAGGTGGCCGTGGCCATGCATTTCACCGGGCTCACCGCCCGCGACGCTCGCAAACGTCTTCGGGACAACGGCCTGCGAGAGCTCGCCGAGCCCAGACGTAAGCGCGCGCACGCACGCGGCCCCACTTGA
- a CDS encoding anhydro-N-acetylmuramic acid kinase: MRLPFPVSDSQRPRVCVGLLSGTSADAVEAALCEITGTGGGARLRLLSHVSLPFPPDLVTRILGAQDARSLSQLDFELGEYFARAALQAIEQAGLSTSDVCAIGSHGQTMAHHPPGAADIPSTLQIGEPAVIAERTGLPVISDFRTRDVAAGGHGAPLVPYFDWVAFRNPEAPRALLNIGGISNVSLIGARLEDTLAFDTGPGNMVLDGLARRVSQGRLQCDVDGTLSRQGKVIPELLTELLADAFLARPPPKSTGRERYGDTLVEKLWTRYPERPHDVLATALELTVESIARAYETWGSPRAPSLEAMYVSGGGTRNPRLMERLEARLAPLPLRRLDTLGFPEGAKEAALFALLAAEYLVGTPANVPSATGAKRRVVLGKLTP, encoded by the coding sequence ATGCGGCTCCCCTTTCCCGTCTCGGATTCTCAACGTCCCCGCGTGTGTGTGGGACTCCTGTCCGGAACCAGCGCGGACGCGGTCGAGGCCGCGCTGTGTGAAATCACCGGCACGGGCGGCGGGGCCCGGCTGCGGCTGCTTTCCCACGTCTCCCTTCCCTTCCCGCCCGACCTCGTCACCCGAATCCTGGGCGCCCAGGACGCGCGCTCGCTGAGCCAGCTCGACTTCGAGCTCGGCGAGTACTTCGCCCGCGCCGCGCTCCAGGCCATCGAGCAGGCGGGGCTCTCCACGTCGGACGTGTGCGCCATCGGCTCGCATGGGCAGACCATGGCGCATCACCCGCCGGGCGCGGCGGACATCCCCTCCACGCTCCAGATTGGCGAGCCCGCCGTCATCGCCGAGCGCACGGGCCTGCCCGTCATCAGCGACTTCCGCACCCGGGACGTCGCGGCCGGGGGCCATGGCGCGCCCCTGGTGCCCTATTTCGACTGGGTGGCGTTCCGGAATCCGGAGGCCCCTCGCGCGCTCCTGAACATCGGCGGCATCTCCAACGTGTCCCTCATCGGCGCTCGGCTGGAGGACACCCTCGCCTTCGACACCGGGCCTGGGAACATGGTGCTGGACGGGCTGGCGCGTCGCGTCAGCCAGGGGCGGCTCCAGTGCGACGTGGATGGGACGCTGTCGCGACAGGGGAAGGTGATTCCGGAGCTGCTGACGGAGCTGCTCGCGGACGCGTTCCTCGCGCGTCCTCCCCCCAAGAGCACGGGGCGCGAGCGCTACGGCGACACCCTGGTGGAGAAGCTGTGGACGCGCTACCCGGAGCGGCCCCACGACGTGCTGGCCACCGCGCTGGAGCTCACCGTGGAGAGCATCGCGCGGGCATACGAAACGTGGGGGTCGCCTCGCGCGCCCAGTCTCGAAGCCATGTATGTTTCCGGCGGCGGCACACGAAACCCTCGGCTGATGGAGCGGCTCGAGGCTCGCCTGGCACCCCTTCCCCTCCGGCGGCTTGATACGCTGGGTTTTCCGGAAGGCGCGAAAGAAGCGGCGTTGTTCGCCTTGCTCGCGGCCGAATACCTCGTGGGGACTCCGGCGAATGTCCCGTCCGCAACTGGCGCGAAGCGTCGAGTCGTTCTAGGAAAGCTGACACCGTGA
- a CDS encoding hybrid sensor histidine kinase/response regulator yields MAEQPRSSGELSAEATDSRTLLERLQQSAEVLEQLSMTRAPGLPEAAHVALRREAEALRELRGDLGLLLTSWSLLTDTSQKLLNLPTDELETGVHGALEVLARHIDAQRGYVNLLSDDGEHLAESYEWCSKAVRPHGLADHRGRSVSAFRWTLGELRSGRVVAVTNTARLPPEASDEQRLCAQLGVRAYVNVPLLLAGRLIGWMGFDAVDSPREWRLEERHLMRLTGHMLVTAVERRRREVMLLQEKEREQREQSLGILAAGLAHEINNPLAYTAGNLEYLRERLPGPCAQPDDECRQVLDEALEGTLRIQRIVADLKSLSAATAEPVEPVDLRAVAESTLRMAANQLRHRAQIIRDYPLDVPRVRGTTTKLGQVLLNLLLNAAHAIPEGRVSENRISVALRATGDEVALSIADTGCGIAPEVMPRIFDPLFTTRRSGDGMGMGLAICRDIIAALGGRIDVRSELGRGTVVEVHLPRAELLVPIAPRTPTPEPSVGRRVLVVDDEPRVLDLMKRLLRGHELITVANGREALEYLSKDKSFDVILCDLMMPELTGMDVYHAVQKTWPGLHERIVFISGGAFTPETKRFLQDVRNPVLAKPFEAQSLRDVVMATGASRRLG; encoded by the coding sequence ATGGCCGAGCAGCCGCGGAGCAGCGGGGAGCTGTCCGCCGAGGCAACGGACTCACGGACGCTGCTGGAGCGACTCCAGCAATCCGCCGAGGTCCTGGAGCAACTCAGCATGACGCGAGCCCCGGGACTGCCGGAGGCCGCTCACGTGGCGCTGCGGCGGGAAGCCGAGGCGTTGCGGGAGCTGCGCGGAGACCTGGGACTGCTGCTCACGAGCTGGTCGCTGCTCACCGACACCTCCCAGAAGCTGCTGAACCTCCCCACGGATGAGCTGGAGACGGGCGTCCACGGGGCGCTGGAGGTCCTCGCGCGGCACATCGACGCGCAGCGGGGCTACGTCAACCTGCTCTCCGACGATGGCGAACACCTGGCGGAGAGCTACGAGTGGTGCTCGAAGGCCGTGCGTCCGCACGGGCTGGCGGACCACCGGGGGCGGAGTGTCTCGGCGTTCCGGTGGACGCTGGGCGAGCTGCGCTCGGGCCGGGTGGTGGCCGTGACGAACACGGCGCGCCTCCCCCCGGAGGCCAGCGACGAGCAGCGTCTCTGCGCGCAGCTCGGCGTCCGCGCCTACGTCAACGTGCCGCTGCTGCTCGCGGGAAGACTCATCGGATGGATGGGCTTCGACGCGGTGGATTCGCCGCGCGAGTGGAGGCTCGAGGAGCGCCACCTGATGCGCCTGACGGGCCACATGCTCGTCACCGCCGTGGAGCGCAGGCGCCGGGAGGTGATGCTCCTCCAGGAGAAGGAGCGCGAGCAGCGCGAACAATCCCTGGGCATCCTCGCCGCGGGTCTGGCCCACGAAATCAACAACCCGCTGGCGTACACGGCGGGCAACCTGGAGTACCTGCGCGAGCGCCTGCCGGGCCCCTGCGCGCAGCCCGACGACGAGTGCCGTCAGGTCCTCGACGAGGCGCTGGAGGGCACCCTCCGCATCCAGCGAATCGTCGCGGACCTCAAGTCACTCTCGGCCGCCACCGCGGAGCCCGTGGAGCCCGTGGACCTGCGCGCCGTCGCGGAGAGCACGCTGCGGATGGCGGCCAACCAGCTCCGGCACCGCGCGCAGATCATCCGCGACTACCCGCTGGACGTGCCCCGGGTGCGCGGCACGACGACGAAGCTGGGACAGGTGCTGCTCAACCTCCTGCTCAACGCCGCGCACGCCATCCCCGAAGGCCGCGTCTCCGAGAACCGCATCAGCGTCGCCCTGCGAGCCACGGGAGACGAGGTGGCCCTGTCCATCGCCGACACGGGCTGCGGCATCGCCCCGGAGGTGATGCCGCGCATCTTCGACCCGCTGTTCACCACGCGCCGCTCGGGCGATGGCATGGGCATGGGCCTGGCCATCTGCCGCGACATCATCGCCGCGCTGGGCGGACGCATCGACGTGCGCAGCGAGCTGGGACGCGGCACCGTCGTCGAGGTGCACCTGCCACGCGCGGAGCTCCTCGTCCCCATCGCGCCGAGGACTCCCACGCCGGAGCCCTCCGTGGGCCGGCGGGTGCTCGTGGTGGACGATGAGCCTCGGGTGCTGGACTTGATGAAGCGGCTGCTGCGTGGCCACGAGCTCATCACCGTCGCCAACGGCCGCGAGGCGCTGGAGTATCTCAGCAAGGACAAGTCCTTCGACGTCATCCTGTGTGACCTGATGATGCCGGAGCTGACGGGCATGGACGTGTACCACGCCGTCCAGAAGACCTGGCCGGGCCTGCACGAGCGCATCGTCTTCATCAGCGGTGGAGCCTTCACGCCGGAGACGAAGCGCTTCCTTCAAGACGTGCGCAACCCCGTGCTGGCCAAGCCCTTCGAGGCCCAGAGCCTGCGCGACGTGGTGATGGCCACGGGGGCCTCGCGCCGCCTCGGCTGA
- the rpmB gene encoding 50S ribosomal protein L28 — protein sequence MAWKCDICGKRPLVGNNVSHANNKTKKRTLPNLQKVRASVEGRTERVLACTRCIKAGKVTKAA from the coding sequence ATGGCGTGGAAGTGTGACATCTGTGGCAAGCGTCCGCTCGTCGGCAACAACGTCAGCCACGCGAACAACAAGACCAAGAAGCGGACCCTCCCGAACCTGCAGAAGGTCCGGGCCAGCGTCGAGGGCCGCACGGAGCGCGTTCTGGCCTGCACCCGCTGCATCAAGGCGGGCAAGGTGACGAAGGCGGCTTGA
- a CDS encoding GTP-binding protein, with translation MSSVNLMAREVAAKIVFYGPGLSGKTTSLRKIYETVRPAHRGEMMSIATEGDRTLFFDFLPVKVERVGDCSVRLALYTVPGQVFYNATRKLVLQGADGVVFVADSQPEAMDANRESLANLEENLFEHGIRLDRFPLVMQWNKRDLENVLPVEQLRQELNPRGVPEFETAATNGQGVLDTLKAITRLVIKDLRAKRIVPPPRPVAPVGSPKPAGLEAQLTQHLQHRQPPSVSGPAGHGPAVAMMPTPVPQRASGSFPAIAPPPRVEPVVAPVPPPTAVTQAGPKLLGAASALAPGDLFDHARAAEAAFIAGNYSTCVTACADAIRRALAYAGEGTLAQQAFLLRVDGADLLRVQGLGNQTHLRVDDAAFALYVLMQTFVRLNAVGLPASE, from the coding sequence GTGAGCAGCGTGAATCTGATGGCCCGCGAGGTGGCCGCCAAAATCGTCTTCTACGGACCAGGACTGTCCGGCAAGACGACCTCCCTGCGGAAGATCTACGAGACCGTCCGCCCGGCGCACCGGGGCGAGATGATGTCCATCGCCACCGAAGGCGACCGGACGCTCTTCTTCGACTTCCTCCCCGTGAAGGTGGAGCGCGTGGGCGACTGCTCGGTGCGGCTCGCGCTGTACACCGTGCCGGGCCAGGTCTTCTACAACGCGACCCGGAAGCTGGTGCTCCAGGGCGCCGACGGCGTCGTCTTCGTGGCGGACTCCCAGCCGGAGGCCATGGACGCCAACCGCGAGTCGCTGGCGAACCTGGAGGAGAACCTCTTCGAGCACGGCATCCGCCTGGACCGCTTCCCGCTGGTGATGCAGTGGAACAAGCGGGACCTGGAGAACGTGCTGCCCGTGGAGCAGCTCCGCCAGGAGCTCAACCCGCGCGGCGTGCCGGAGTTCGAGACCGCGGCCACCAACGGGCAAGGCGTGCTCGACACGCTCAAGGCCATCACCCGGCTGGTCATCAAGGACCTGCGCGCCAAGCGCATCGTCCCGCCGCCGCGTCCGGTGGCGCCCGTGGGGAGCCCCAAGCCCGCGGGCCTGGAGGCGCAGCTCACCCAGCACCTGCAACACCGCCAGCCGCCGTCCGTCTCCGGCCCCGCCGGACACGGCCCCGCCGTGGCCATGATGCCCACGCCCGTGCCGCAGCGCGCGTCGGGCTCCTTCCCGGCCATCGCGCCTCCGCCGCGCGTGGAGCCCGTCGTCGCGCCCGTGCCTCCCCCCACGGCCGTCACGCAGGCGGGCCCCAAGCTGCTGGGCGCGGCGAGCGCGCTCGCGCCGGGCGACTTGTTCGACCACGCGCGCGCCGCCGAGGCCGCGTTCATCGCGGGCAACTACTCCACCTGCGTCACCGCGTGCGCGGATGCCATCCGGCGCGCGCTCGCCTACGCGGGCGAGGGCACGCTGGCGCAGCAGGCCTTCCTCCTGCGCGTGGACGGCGCCGACCTCCTGCGCGTCCAGGGGCTGGGCAACCAGACGCACCTGCGCGTCGACGACGCGGCCTTCGCCCTCTACGTGCTGATGCAGACCTTCGTCCGCCTCAACGCGGTGGGTCTGCCCGCCTCCGAGTAG
- a CDS encoding metalloenzyme: MRVALLFIDGVGIGRKDPAINPLAHREHLLSCFQDAPGPRLPEDGRCLVVDPTFGVAGRPQSASNQTAILTGEPAPVLLGQHVLGYPNAALRGLLAQRSIVKRLGDTGRIATFANAYPAPYLDALAIPRRPTTSPPEFTPDPAAVRRMKPSAAKLAFAAGQVPLRTLEDARVGDGLTHDITGASARAYGLPAPERTPAEAAEVFWRIASRADFTFFEHYLADEAGHAQDFTAAHAALDTFDAFLRSVVALRPSDTRVLVCSDHGNVEDLSTRGHTLHAVPVLYFGPPAPELESFSTVADVGRTVLRWLGAE; the protein is encoded by the coding sequence GTGCGCGTCGCGCTCCTGTTCATCGACGGTGTCGGCATTGGCCGGAAGGACCCGGCCATCAATCCACTGGCGCACCGTGAACACCTGCTTTCCTGCTTCCAGGACGCCCCCGGTCCGCGCCTGCCGGAAGACGGCCGGTGCCTCGTCGTGGACCCCACCTTCGGCGTGGCCGGGCGCCCCCAGTCCGCCTCCAATCAGACGGCCATCCTCACCGGAGAGCCCGCCCCCGTCCTCCTGGGCCAGCACGTGCTGGGCTACCCCAACGCCGCCCTGCGCGGCCTGCTCGCGCAGCGCTCCATCGTCAAGCGGCTGGGGGACACGGGCCGCATCGCGACCTTCGCCAACGCCTACCCCGCCCCATACCTGGACGCCCTGGCCATCCCCCGGCGCCCCACCACGTCGCCCCCGGAGTTCACCCCGGACCCCGCGGCCGTGCGCCGCATGAAGCCCTCCGCCGCCAAGCTGGCCTTCGCCGCGGGCCAGGTGCCCCTGCGCACGCTGGAGGACGCCCGAGTCGGAGACGGCCTCACCCACGACATCACCGGCGCCAGCGCCCGCGCGTACGGCCTGCCCGCCCCCGAGCGCACCCCGGCCGAGGCCGCCGAGGTCTTCTGGCGCATCGCCTCCCGCGCGGACTTCACCTTCTTCGAGCACTACCTGGCCGACGAGGCCGGCCACGCCCAGGACTTCACCGCCGCGCACGCCGCGCTGGACACCTTCGACGCCTTCCTCCGCTCGGTGGTGGCCCTGCGCCCCTCGGACACCCGGGTGCTGGTGTGCAGCGACCACGGCAACGTCGAGGACCTGTCCACACGCGGACACACCCTCCACGCCGTCCCCGTGCTCTACTTCGGACCGCCCGCGCCGGAGCTGGAGTCGTTCTCGACCGTCGCCGACGTGGGCCGCACGGTGTTGCGTTGGCTGGGAGCGGAGTGA
- a CDS encoding NAD(P)-binding protein produces MTSAAKLKLPSGPSRHVYDVIVLGSQLGGALAAALLAKRGHRVLLVDHDGMGPGYEHGGYVLPYAPFVAPPLKAMPAIEEALTELGLTTTVQRALRPHAPELQLVMPKNRMDLHADATRRKAEVTRELGEEGEALLGALAGTTAQHEATDAFFKAQPALPPDGFFEGWGLKKLIRAHPGLEAPPRLAAETPAAALVRSLRPFINHLDRPESPLALTRPLSQVLSAPCFFNGGHDGLRELLTRRLAELGGDVLGRDSPSGFIVEELSFEGSKFAGVKLVRSDTLYRAACLVAATDSSALRRLVTDKKHHRGLLEHLDQSTTKSILFTVNWVVPETALPRGMGELSLVDTQDAELGSMLIQLHPVRTTASGGKESKDMEGLRVVCAGVFVPATARELGDEHLQTLASRIDAQLDAVMPFTAQHRLLRSVPYLDASGSRGTRLMPHPLYSFESEAVLGVTGLTQRTPVKNLLLAGREVLPGLGLEGELLAGVRAARLVQVMLKKKDPLKG; encoded by the coding sequence ATGACGTCCGCAGCCAAACTCAAGCTTCCCTCGGGCCCGTCCCGGCACGTGTACGACGTCATCGTGCTGGGCAGCCAGCTCGGCGGTGCGCTCGCGGCCGCGCTGTTGGCCAAGCGCGGCCACCGCGTCCTGCTGGTGGACCATGACGGCATGGGCCCCGGCTACGAGCACGGCGGCTACGTGCTCCCCTACGCCCCCTTCGTGGCGCCGCCCCTCAAGGCGATGCCCGCCATCGAGGAGGCCCTCACCGAGCTGGGCCTCACCACCACCGTGCAGCGCGCGCTGCGGCCCCACGCACCCGAGCTCCAGCTGGTCATGCCGAAGAACCGCATGGACCTGCACGCGGACGCCACGCGCCGCAAGGCCGAGGTGACGCGCGAGCTGGGCGAGGAAGGCGAGGCGCTGCTGGGCGCCCTGGCCGGCACCACCGCGCAGCACGAGGCGACGGACGCCTTCTTCAAGGCCCAGCCCGCCCTGCCCCCGGACGGCTTCTTCGAGGGCTGGGGGCTCAAGAAGCTCATCCGCGCGCACCCCGGCCTGGAGGCCCCGCCTCGCCTGGCCGCGGAGACTCCGGCCGCCGCGCTGGTGCGCTCGCTGCGCCCCTTCATCAACCACCTGGACCGTCCCGAGTCCCCGCTCGCGCTCACCCGGCCCCTGTCCCAGGTGCTGTCCGCGCCCTGCTTCTTCAACGGCGGGCACGACGGCCTCCGGGAGCTGCTCACGCGGCGGCTGGCGGAGCTGGGTGGCGATGTGCTCGGGCGAGACAGCCCCTCGGGCTTCATCGTCGAGGAGCTGTCCTTCGAGGGCAGCAAGTTCGCGGGCGTGAAGCTGGTGCGCTCGGACACGCTCTACCGCGCGGCGTGCCTGGTGGCCGCCACGGACTCCAGCGCGCTGCGCCGGCTGGTGACGGACAAGAAGCACCACCGGGGGCTCCTGGAGCACCTGGACCAGTCCACGACGAAGTCCATCCTCTTCACCGTCAACTGGGTGGTGCCGGAGACGGCGCTCCCTCGAGGCATGGGCGAGCTGTCGCTGGTGGATACGCAGGACGCCGAGCTGGGCTCCATGCTGATCCAACTCCACCCCGTGCGCACCACGGCCAGCGGAGGCAAGGAGAGCAAGGACATGGAGGGGCTGCGCGTGGTCTGCGCCGGCGTCTTCGTGCCCGCGACAGCCCGCGAGCTGGGCGACGAGCACCTCCAGACGCTCGCCTCGCGCATCGACGCGCAGCTGGACGCCGTGATGCCCTTCACCGCCCAGCACCGCCTGCTGCGCTCGGTGCCGTACCTGGACGCCAGCGGCTCTCGCGGCACGCGGCTGATGCCCCACCCGCTCTACAGCTTCGAGTCGGAAGCAGTCCTGGGCGTCACGGGTTTGACCCAGCGCACCCCCGTGAAGAACCTGCTGCTCGCGGGCCGGGAGGTGCTGCCGGGCCTCGGGCTGGAGGGCGAATTGCTCGCCGGAGTCCGGGCCGCCCGCCTGGTTCAAGTCATGTTGAAGAAGAAGGATCCGCTCAAGGGCTGA